From the genome of Mycobacterium sp. 050128, one region includes:
- a CDS encoding class I SAM-dependent methyltransferase, with protein sequence MPRTENDSWDLATSVGATATMVAAGRAVATRADRPLMDDPFAEPLVRAVGIEFLARWANGEIDAADIDVADEAWGLQRMADLMSVRTPYFDAFFRDAMDAGIRQAVILASGLDARAYRLSWPAGATVFEIDQPEVMQFKNSTLADLDARPTAELRVVPIDLRHDWPTALRENGFDADQPSAWIAEGLLAFLPPDAQDRLLDNITGLSTPGSRLAAEIFGNRPDENGEPAPDMVAIAGERWRAHGFDVQLADLRYDVERNDVATYLDRHGWQTESKTLNELFAANGLAEIPATAGSLADGTYYCTAIRQP encoded by the coding sequence ATGCCTCGTACAGAAAACGATTCGTGGGACCTCGCGACCAGCGTCGGGGCGACGGCCACCATGGTGGCTGCCGGCCGGGCCGTCGCCACAAGGGCCGACCGGCCGCTGATGGACGATCCCTTCGCCGAGCCCCTGGTGCGGGCCGTGGGTATCGAATTCCTCGCGCGATGGGCCAACGGGGAGATCGACGCGGCCGATATCGACGTCGCCGACGAGGCGTGGGGTTTGCAGCGGATGGCCGATCTGATGAGCGTCCGGACACCGTACTTCGATGCGTTTTTCCGGGACGCGATGGACGCGGGTATCCGTCAGGCCGTCATCCTGGCGTCGGGGCTGGATGCGCGGGCCTACCGATTGTCTTGGCCGGCGGGGGCGACGGTGTTCGAGATCGACCAGCCCGAGGTGATGCAGTTCAAGAACTCCACGCTGGCGGATCTGGATGCTCGGCCGACCGCCGAGCTGCGCGTGGTGCCGATCGATCTGCGGCATGATTGGCCAACAGCATTGCGCGAAAACGGTTTTGACGCCGACCAGCCCAGCGCTTGGATTGCCGAGGGGCTGCTCGCGTTCCTGCCGCCGGATGCGCAGGATCGCTTGCTGGACAACATCACCGGTCTCAGCACACCCGGAAGTCGGCTTGCTGCCGAGATCTTCGGTAACCGGCCGGACGAAAACGGTGAGCCGGCGCCCGACATGGTTGCGATCGCCGGCGAGCGTTGGCGTGCGCACGGATTCGATGTGCAACTCGCCGACTTGCGCTACGACGTCGAGCGCAACGACGTTGCCACATACCTGGATCGCCACGGCTGGCAGACGGAATCCAAGACGCTGAATGAATTGTTCGCGGCCAACGGCCTAGCCGAAATACCCGCGACCGCAGGAAGTTTGGCCGACGGCACCTACTACTGCACCGCGATTCGGCAGCCCTAG
- a CDS encoding DUF7159 family protein: protein MDTVLGLSLTPTTFGWVLAEGHGADGTILDHQESMLHAEDGVAAVGTAEQVAQEVLRVDAQASSSDHHLRVVGVTWNDEAAAQAALLLEALTDAGFDNVVPVRLLEAVETLARAIAPVIGYEQTAVCVLEHECATVVMVDTHDDDTQTVVKHITGGFDGLRSWLTGMFDRSGWRPGAVVVVGADSDIDGFSWQLEKALPVPVFAQTMAQVTVARGAALAAARSTEFTDERLIPQISEPTPAAAPRRPGHLSYAGAVTALAAGAITFVSSLAVAVGIQFAPEAGRAAGTHVVHEQTPPVAEAVTPAVAPPAAEPPAPRPAAAGEPVSKPGVPDEGVAAEQQPDPNGPQPYLTRVLEHIPGDTGDPTTPVAPSQP, encoded by the coding sequence TTGGACACGGTACTAGGGCTATCACTGACGCCGACCACCTTCGGGTGGGTCCTCGCAGAGGGACACGGCGCCGATGGCACCATCCTGGACCACCAGGAATCGATGCTTCACGCCGAAGACGGCGTGGCCGCCGTGGGTACCGCAGAGCAGGTGGCACAAGAGGTCTTGCGGGTGGACGCGCAGGCCAGCTCGAGCGATCACCATCTGCGCGTTGTCGGGGTGACCTGGAACGACGAGGCGGCCGCCCAGGCCGCACTGCTGTTGGAGGCGCTGACCGACGCCGGGTTCGACAACGTGGTGCCGGTTCGACTGCTCGAGGCGGTCGAGACCCTGGCGCGGGCGATCGCGCCCGTCATCGGGTACGAGCAGACCGCGGTGTGCGTGCTCGAACACGAATGCGCGACGGTCGTCATGGTCGACACCCATGACGACGACACCCAAACGGTGGTCAAGCACATCACCGGTGGCTTCGACGGGCTGCGCTCCTGGTTGACCGGAATGTTCGACCGCAGCGGATGGCGCCCGGGCGCCGTAGTCGTCGTCGGCGCGGACAGCGACATCGATGGATTTTCCTGGCAACTCGAAAAGGCTTTGCCGGTGCCGGTCTTCGCCCAGACCATGGCGCAGGTGACAGTCGCGCGCGGCGCGGCGCTGGCCGCCGCCCGAAGCACCGAGTTCACCGACGAGCGACTGATCCCGCAGATCAGCGAACCCACCCCGGCCGCGGCGCCGCGGCGACCCGGGCACTTGTCCTACGCCGGCGCGGTGACCGCGTTGGCCGCGGGCGCCATCACTTTTGTCTCGTCGCTGGCGGTTGCCGTGGGCATTCAGTTTGCTCCCGAGGCTGGACGCGCCGCGGGCACGCATGTCGTGCACGAGCAGACGCCGCCCGTTGCCGAAGCCGTGACGCCCGCGGTGGCACCGCCGGCGGCCGAGCCTCCCGCGCCCCGGCCGGCTGCCGCCGGTGAACCGGTTTCGAAGCCCGGCGTACCGGATGAGGGCGTTGCGGCCGAGCAGCAGCCCGACCCGAATGGCCCGCAGCCGTACTTGACCAGGGTGCTCGAACACATCCCCGGCGACACCGGCGATCCGACGACGCCCGTCGCGCCGTCACAGCCGTAA